The Streptomyces sp. NBC_00569 genomic sequence CGTGCATGTCGCTGAGCTTGCCCCCAGCGGTGTGACCGTCACAGGGTGACGGTCTGGTATTCGGTGTAGGTGCCGAGGCCGACGGCCCCGTACTCGCGGCCGATGCCGCTGTTCTTGAAGCCGCCGAAGGGGCCGTCGAAGCCGATGGGGGCGCCGTTCACGGTGACGGTGCCGGTGCGGATACGCCGGGCGAACGCGAGGGCGTGGCCCTCGTCGGCGGACCACACGCCACCGGAGAGGCCGTACTCGGAGTCGTTGGCGATCCGCGCGGCCTCGTCCTCGTCGTCGTACGCGATGACGACGAGGACCGGGCCGAAGATCTCTTCCTGTGCGATGCGCATGGAGTTGGTGACGTCGGCGAAGACGGTCGGGGTGACGTAGTTGCCGCCCTCCAGGCCCTCGGGGATCTGCGGGCCGCCCGTGACGAGGCGGGCGCCTTCCTTGATGCCGATTTCGATGTAGTCGCGTACGCGCTGCTGCTGGTCGGGGCGGATCATGGGGCCGATGAAGGTGTCCGGGTCGTCGGGGGCGCCGACCTTCAGCGACTCGACCAGGTCCTTGAGGCCGGCGACGACCTCTTCGTACTTCTCGCGCGGAGCGAGGATGCGCGTCTGTGCGATGCACGACTCACCGTTGTTGAGCAGCGAGCCGAACTTCAGTCCCTGCACTGCCTTGTTCACGTCCGCGTCCGGCAGGATGACCGCCGCCGACTTGCCGCCCAGTTCCAGGCTGACCCGCTTCAATTGCTCGCCCGCGATGGCGGCGATCCGGCGACCGGCCCGGGTCGAGCCGGTGAAGGCGATCTTGTCGACATCCGGGTGCGACACCAGGTACTCGCTGGTCTCGCGGTCGGCGGGCAGGATGCTGAGCACGCCTTCGGGCAGACCCAGTTGCTCCACGAGTTCGGCCAGGAAGCCCATGCTCAGCGAGTTCTCGGGCGAGACCTTCAGTACCACCGAGTTGCCCGCCAGCAGAGCAGGAATGATCTTTGAAGTGGCGGACGAGAAGGGGGAGTTCCAGGGGATCACCGCAGCCACCACTCCTACGGCCTCGCGGCGCACCACGCTGCGCACCGGTGACGCAGGGTCGGAGGGCAGCAGTGTCTCCTCCCAGCCGAACTCCTCCGCCGCCTTGAGGTAGGCGTTCGCCTGGCGCGTCAGTCCGGGCTGGCCGGCGAGAGTGAACCAGCCGGCCGAGCCGTTCTCGGCGGAGATCAGGGAGGCGATCTTCTCCGCGTTCGCTTCGCGCAGTGCGTTGAACCGGCGCAGTACCGCCACACGCTCCAGCGGCGCTGTCATGCGCCAGGTCCCCCTCTCGAACGCGGCACGGGCCGCGGCCACGGCACGGTCGACGTCGGCGGGCTGGGCCTGGGCGGCGCGGCCGATGACGGACCGGTCGTGCGGGGAGCGGATGTCGAGCAGTTCGGGATTGCTCGGCGTGGTCCAGGAGCCGGCGACGTAGAGGCGGTCGTAGACGTTCATGGGTGCGCTCCTTAAGGAGGGGTTCTGAAGCATCTGGATTATCTGTCACTTCACTGTAGCACTTAGATATTTTAGTGGCGCATGTATGCGACTCTAGGATGGTGGTGGCCCATCGCTCCGACACGCACGACGCGCTGCGGACCGTGACCAATATGTCTCGATACGTGTCGACGGCGGCGCTCGCGCTCGCCACCGGCCTCACGCCCGGCTTCCTCACCTTTTGCTTGGGGCGGGACGCCGCACCGGAGGCGCCGGTACGCGTCGACCAGGCCGGATGCGTGAGCGGGGGAGGGCGGGAAGAGATGATGTGGTCAACGGCCCTGGCGGAGCTGGCCTGTTGTGCGAGGTAGAGGCGCTGGAGGGCGCGCGGCGCTGTTCCTGTGCTCCGCCCGGATCGGGATGGTCCGACTTCGGTGGGCGCGGTTCCCGATACGTCGACGGGCGCGGTTCCCGAAACGTCGACGACGTCGGGCGTGGCAGACGGCCGGGCCGGCGGACGACTGCACCTCGACGCCGCTCACCGCCCTGTCGCCCACGAGGTCTCACATGAAGGCGCCGCTGCCCAGGCCGTAGCCGAACAGGACCGCGGACTCGGACCAGGACCAGACCTGCGCCGAGGAGGGCCACGCGCCGAAGCCGGTCTGCGGCCGGAGTTCGGCCTCGGCGGTGCGGGTCTGGGTCTTCTCCGCTGACTCGTCAATGCCTGTGGTGGGAGACATGGTGCACCTGCCTGTTCGGGGCTCTGAGGTGATTGGTTAGTTCACTGACGCACTGACGCACTGACGCACTGACGCACTGACGCACGGACCCACTGGCGCACCGTCTTGCGGTGCGTCAACTGGAGAGGTGGTGGGTCTCGTGACGTTCGATACGGGCTGCACCGTGGCGGCTACGCGGCGGCCTTCAGTGGGCCGGAGAAGGACTTGCGAAGGGACGACGGGCCGACGAGGGGGAGCAGGGAGGCGAGCATCTTCCCCTTCAGCGCGCGGGGCGTGCGCGTGAGTTCGACGTCGATGCGTGTGCCGTTGCCCTCGGGTGTCAGCTCGAAGATCCAACCGCCGCCCGCCCCGAAGAGCTTCGAGTCCAAGGTGGTGATGGTGACCTTGGAGTCGTCCCACTCGTAGTGCGCCCGTTCCCACGCGGCGCTGGTCCCCTCGGTCACTTCGGCCCAGAACGGACCGAGTTCGTGAACGGTGAAGTGGTCGGCGTCGATGCTGGGCCACGCCTCGACGCGCGAGGGGCTGAAGTCGGTCAGCACCGCCAGTGCCTCCTCGGGGCGAAGGGACGACATGAGGTGGAAGCGGACGATGGCCATGGGTATCCCCTGTGTCAGAGCTGCTGTGGGTGCAGTCATCACCGGGTACGCATGAAGTAACCGGCTTGACTGGTGATTACCCTTCCGTGTTCCGCGTAACCTGTCAAGGTGGTTATTCGTAATGTGTGGTCGAAGCGGTAGCTG encodes the following:
- a CDS encoding aldehyde dehydrogenase; translation: MNVYDRLYVAGSWTTPSNPELLDIRSPHDRSVIGRAAQAQPADVDRAVAAARAAFERGTWRMTAPLERVAVLRRFNALREANAEKIASLISAENGSAGWFTLAGQPGLTRQANAYLKAAEEFGWEETLLPSDPASPVRSVVRREAVGVVAAVIPWNSPFSSATSKIIPALLAGNSVVLKVSPENSLSMGFLAELVEQLGLPEGVLSILPADRETSEYLVSHPDVDKIAFTGSTRAGRRIAAIAGEQLKRVSLELGGKSAAVILPDADVNKAVQGLKFGSLLNNGESCIAQTRILAPREKYEEVVAGLKDLVESLKVGAPDDPDTFIGPMIRPDQQQRVRDYIEIGIKEGARLVTGGPQIPEGLEGGNYVTPTVFADVTNSMRIAQEEIFGPVLVVIAYDDEDEAARIANDSEYGLSGGVWSADEGHALAFARRIRTGTVTVNGAPIGFDGPFGGFKNSGIGREYGAVGLGTYTEYQTVTL